TTGGTTGGGGACAAAGCTGCGGCTGCTGCGATGCCTGAGCCGGCCAAATCTGCTCCTGCGCCCAAGAAGGGCTCCAAGAAGGCTGTCACCAAGACGCAGAAGAAGGGTGACAAGAAGCGCAAGAAGAGCCGCAAGGAGAGCTACTCGATCTACGTGTACAAGGTGCTGAAGCAGGTGCACCCCGACACGGGCATCTCGTCCAAGGCCATGGGCATCATGAACTCCTTCGTCAACGACATCTTCGAGCGCATCGCCGGCGAGGCGTCGCGCCTGGCGCACTACAACAAGCGCTCCACCATCACGTCGCGGGAGATCCAGACGGCCgtgcggctgctgctgcccggcgAGCTGGCCAAGCACGCCGTGTCCGAGGGCACCAAGGCTGTCACCAAGTACACCAGCTCCAAGTAGGCGCGCTTTGCGTCCTCTGCCCGATATTTACGACCCAAA
This sequence is a window from Hirundo rustica isolate bHirRus1 chromosome 4, bHirRus1.pri.v3, whole genome shotgun sequence. Protein-coding genes within it:
- the LOC120752157 gene encoding histone H2B 1/2/3/4/6 yields the protein MPEPAKSAPAPKKGSKKAVTKTQKKGDKKRKKSRKESYSIYVYKVLKQVHPDTGISSKAMGIMNSFVNDIFERIAGEASRLAHYNKRSTITSREIQTAVRLLLPGELAKHAVSEGTKAVTKYTSSK